A genomic stretch from Microtus pennsylvanicus isolate mMicPen1 chromosome 9, mMicPen1.hap1, whole genome shotgun sequence includes:
- the Upf1 gene encoding regulator of nonsense transcripts 1 isoform X1 yields the protein MSVEAYGPSSQTLTFLDTEEAELLGADTQGSEFEFTDFTLPSQTQTPPGGPGGAGGPSGAGAGGAAGQLDAQVGPEGILQNGAVDDSVAKTSQLLAELNFEEDEEDTYYTKDLPVHACSYCGIHDPACVVYCNTSKKWFCNGRGNTSGSHIVNHLVRAKCKEVTLHKDGPLGETVLECYNCGCRNVFLLGFIPAKADSVVVLLCRQPCASQSSLKDINWDSSQWQPLIQDRCFLSWLVKIPSEQEQLRARQITAQQINKLEELWKENPSATLEDLEKPGVDEEPQHVLLRYEDAYQYQNIFGPLVKLEADYDKKLKESQTQDNITVRWDLGLNKKRIAFFTLPKTDSGNEDLVIIWLRDMRLMQGDEICLRYKGDLAPLWKGIGHVIKVPDNLTQRPDYGDEIAIELRSSVGAPVEVTHNFQVDFVWKSTSFDRMQSALKTFAVDETSVSGYIYHKLLGHEVEDVVIKCQLPKRFTAQGLPDLNHSQVYAVKTVLQRPLSLIQGPPGTGKTVTSATIVYHLARQGNGPVLVCAPSNIAVDQLTEKIHQTGLKVVRLCAKSREAIDSPVSFLALHNQIRNMDSMPELQKLQQLKDETGELSSADEKRYRALKRTAERELLMNADVICCTCVGAGDPRLAKMQFRSILIDESTQATEPECMVPVVLGAKQLILVGDHCQLGPVVMCKKAAKAGLSQSLFERLVVLGIRPIRLQVQYRMHPALSAFPSNIFYEGSLQNGVTAADRVKKGFDFQWPQPDKPMFFYVTQGQEEIASSGTSYLNRTEAANVEKITTKLLKAGAKPDQIGIITPYEGQRSYLVQYMQFSGSLHTKLYQEVEIASVDAFQGREKDFIILSCVRANEHQGIGFLNDPRRLNVALTRARYGVIIVGNPKALSKQPLWNHLLSYYKEQKALVEGPLNNLRESLMQFSKPRKLVNTVNPGARFMTTAMYDAREAIIPGSVYDRSSQGRPSNMYFQTHDQIGMISAGPSHVAAMNIPIPFNLVMPPMPPPGYFGQANGPAAGRGTPKSKTGRGGRQKNRFGLPGPSQTTLPNSQASQDVASQPFSQGALTQGYVSMSQPSQMSQPGLSQPELSQDSYLGDEFKSQIDVALSQDSTYQGERAYQHGGVTGLSQY from the exons GTTGGACCAGAGGGCATCTTGCAGAACGGGGCTGTGGATGACAGTGTAGCCAAGACCAGTCAGCTGCTGGCTGAGCTCAACTTTGAAGAAGACGAAGAAGACACGTACTACACCAAGGACCTCCCAGTCCACGCCTGCAG TTACTGCGGAATCCATGATCCTGCCTGCGTGGTTTACTGCAATACCAGCAAGAAGTGGTTCTGCAATGGCCGAGGAAATACTTCTGGCAG CCACATTGTAAATCACCTGGTAAGGGCAAAATGCAAGGAAGTGACGCTGCACAAGGATGGACCCCTGGGCGAGACAGTGCTGGAATGCTACAACTGCGGCTGCCGCAATGTCTTCCTGCTGGGCTTCATCCCTGCAAAGGCTGACTCAGTAGTGGTGCTGCTGTGCAG GCAGCCCTGTGCCAGCCAGAGCAGCCTAAAGGACATCAACTGGGACAGCTCCCAGTGGCAGCCCCTGATCCAGGACCGATGCTTCCTGTCATGGCTGGTCAAGATTCCCTCAGAGCAGGAGCAGTTGCGGGCACGGCAGATCACTGCACAGCAGATCAACAAGCTGGAGGAGCTATGGAAG GAAAACCCTTCAGCCACCCTGGAGGACCTGGAGAAGCCCGGCGTGGATGAGGAGCCCCAGCACGTGCTCCTGCGGTATGAGGATGCTTATCAGTACCAGAACATCTTCGGGCCCCTGGTGAAGCTAGAAGCTGACTACGACAAGAAGCTGAAGGAGTCACAG ACTCAAGATAACATCACGGTCAGGTGGGACCTGGGCCTTAACAAGAAGAGAATCGCCTTCTTCACTTTGCCCAAGACTGACTCTGGTAATGAGGATTTAGTCATAATTTGGTTAAGAG ATATGCGGCTCATGCAGGGCGACGAGATCTGTCTGCGGTACAAAGGGGATCTAGCACCCCTATGGAAGGGGATTGGCCATGTCATCAAGGTCCCTGATA ACTTAACTCAGCGTCCAGATTACGGTGATGAGATTGCTATTGAGCTCCGCAGCAGTGTGGGTGCGCCTGTGGAGGTGACCCACAACTTCCAGGTGGATTTTGTGTGGAAGTCAACCTCTTTTGATAG GATGCAGAGTGCACTGAAAACCTTTGCTGTGGATGAGACTTCCGTGTCAGGATACATCTACCACAAGCTGCTGGGCCACGAGGTGGAGGATGTAGTCATCAAGTGCCAGCTGCCAAAGCGCTTCACAGCTCAGGGACTCCCTGACCTCAACCACTCTCAG GTGTATGCTGTGAAGACCGTGCTGCAGAGGCCACTCAGCCTCATCCAGGGCCCGCCAGGCACAGGGAAGACGGTGACCTCTGCCACTATTGTCTACCACCTTGCTCGGCAGGGCAATGG GCCTGTGCTGGTCTGTGCCCCAAGTAACATTGCCGTGGACCAGCTCACAGAGAAGATCCACCAGACAGGACTGAAGGTTGTACGCCTCTGTGCCAAGAGCCGGGAGGCCATTGACTCGCCAGTGTCCTTCTTGGCTCTGCACAACCAGATTAGGAACATGGACAG CATGCCTGAGCTGCAGAAGCTGCAGCAGCTGAAGGACGAGACAGGCGAACTGTCGTCTGCAGATGAGAAGCGGTACCGGGCGCTCAAGCGCACAGCTGAAAGAGAGCTGCTCATG AACGCAGATGTCATCTGCTgcacctgtgtgggtgctggtgacCCAAGGCTGGCCAAGATGCAGTTCCGTTCTATCCTTATTGATGAGAGCACCCAGGCCACTGAGCCTGAGTGCATGGTGCCTGTGGTCCTTGGGGCCAAGCAG CTGATCCTCGTGGGTGACCACTGTCAGCTGGGCCCTGTGGTGATGTGCAAAAAGGCAGCCAAGGCCGGACTGTCACAGTCGCTCTTTGAGCGCCTGGTGGTGCTTGGCATCCGGCCCATCCGCCTGCAGGTGCAGTACCGCATGCACCCCGCACTCAGCGCCTTCCCGTCCAACATCTTCTACGAGGGCTCATTGCAGAACGGTGTCACTGCAG CGGATCGTGTCAAGAAGGGCTTTGACTTCCAGTGGCCACAGCCGGACAAGCCCATGTTCTTCTACGTGACACAGGGCCAGGAGGAGATTGCCAGCTCCGGCACGTCCTACCTCAACAG GACCGAGGCAGCTAATGTGGAGAAGATAACTACAAAGCTGCTGAAGGCAGGTGCCAAGCCTGACCAGATTGGCATCATCACACCCTATGAGGGCCAGCGCTCCTACCTGGTGCAATACATGCAGTTCAGTGGCTCCCTGCACACGAAGCTCTACCAG GAAGTGGAGATTGCCAGTGTGGACGCCTTCCAGGGCCGGGAGAAGGACTTCATCATCCTGTCCTGTGTGCGTGCCAACGAGCACCAGGGCATTGGGTTCCTGAACGACCCCCGGCGTCTCAATGTGGCCCTCACCAGAGCCAG ATATGGTGTGATCATTGTGGGTAACCCAAAGGCACTGTCGAAGCAGCCACTGTGGAACCACCTGCTGAGCTACTACAAGGAGCAGAAGGCGCTGGTGGAAGGGCCACTCAACAACCTGCGTGAGAGCCTCATGCAGTTCAGCAAGCCTCGCAAGCTCGTCAACACCGTCAACCCG GGGGCCCGCTTCATGACTACAGCCATGTATGATGCCCGCGAGGCCATCATCCCTGGATCTGTCTATGACCGCAGTAGCCAGG GCCGGCCCTCAAACATGTACTTCCAGACCCACGACCAGATTGGCATGATCAGTGCGGGTCCCAGCCATGTGGCCGCCATGAACATCCCCATTCCCTTCAACCTGGTCATGCCTCCCATGCCACCACCTGGGTACTTTGGACAGGCCAACGGGCCCGCTGCTG GCCGGGGCACCCCAAAAAGCAAGACTGGCCGTGGAGGCCGCCAGAAGAATCGCTTTGGGCTTCCAGGGCCCAGCCAGACCACCCTTCCCAAcagccaggccagccaggatgtGGCCTCACAGCCCTTCTCGCAGGGCGCCCTCACCCAGGGCTACGTGTCCATGAGCCAGCCCTCCCAGATGAGCCAGCCCGGCCTTTCCCAGCCAGAGCTGTCCCAG GACAGCTACCTCGGTGATGAGTTTAAGTCACAGATTGACGTGGCACTCTCGCAAGACTCCACTTACCAGGGAGAGCGGGCATATCAGCACGGCGGGGTCACCGGGCTGTCCCAGTACTAG
- the Upf1 gene encoding regulator of nonsense transcripts 1 isoform X2 → MSVEAYGPSSQTLTFLDTEEAELLGADTQGSEFEFTDFTLPSQTQTPPGGPGGAGGPSGAGAGGAAGQLDAQVGPEGILQNGAVDDSVAKTSQLLAELNFEEDEEDTYYTKDLPVHACSYCGIHDPACVVYCNTSKKWFCNGRGNTSGSHIVNHLVRAKCKEVTLHKDGPLGETVLECYNCGCRNVFLLGFIPAKADSVVVLLCRQPCASQSSLKDINWDSSQWQPLIQDRCFLSWLVKIPSEQEQLRARQITAQQINKLEELWKENPSATLEDLEKPGVDEEPQHVLLRYEDAYQYQNIFGPLVKLEADYDKKLKESQTQDNITVRWDLGLNKKRIAFFTLPKTDSGNEDLVIIWLRDMRLMQGDEICLRYKGDLAPLWKGIGHVIKVPDNYGDEIAIELRSSVGAPVEVTHNFQVDFVWKSTSFDRMQSALKTFAVDETSVSGYIYHKLLGHEVEDVVIKCQLPKRFTAQGLPDLNHSQVYAVKTVLQRPLSLIQGPPGTGKTVTSATIVYHLARQGNGPVLVCAPSNIAVDQLTEKIHQTGLKVVRLCAKSREAIDSPVSFLALHNQIRNMDSMPELQKLQQLKDETGELSSADEKRYRALKRTAERELLMNADVICCTCVGAGDPRLAKMQFRSILIDESTQATEPECMVPVVLGAKQLILVGDHCQLGPVVMCKKAAKAGLSQSLFERLVVLGIRPIRLQVQYRMHPALSAFPSNIFYEGSLQNGVTAADRVKKGFDFQWPQPDKPMFFYVTQGQEEIASSGTSYLNRTEAANVEKITTKLLKAGAKPDQIGIITPYEGQRSYLVQYMQFSGSLHTKLYQEVEIASVDAFQGREKDFIILSCVRANEHQGIGFLNDPRRLNVALTRARYGVIIVGNPKALSKQPLWNHLLSYYKEQKALVEGPLNNLRESLMQFSKPRKLVNTVNPGARFMTTAMYDAREAIIPGSVYDRSSQGRPSNMYFQTHDQIGMISAGPSHVAAMNIPIPFNLVMPPMPPPGYFGQANGPAAGRGTPKSKTGRGGRQKNRFGLPGPSQTTLPNSQASQDVASQPFSQGALTQGYVSMSQPSQMSQPGLSQPELSQDSYLGDEFKSQIDVALSQDSTYQGERAYQHGGVTGLSQY, encoded by the exons GTTGGACCAGAGGGCATCTTGCAGAACGGGGCTGTGGATGACAGTGTAGCCAAGACCAGTCAGCTGCTGGCTGAGCTCAACTTTGAAGAAGACGAAGAAGACACGTACTACACCAAGGACCTCCCAGTCCACGCCTGCAG TTACTGCGGAATCCATGATCCTGCCTGCGTGGTTTACTGCAATACCAGCAAGAAGTGGTTCTGCAATGGCCGAGGAAATACTTCTGGCAG CCACATTGTAAATCACCTGGTAAGGGCAAAATGCAAGGAAGTGACGCTGCACAAGGATGGACCCCTGGGCGAGACAGTGCTGGAATGCTACAACTGCGGCTGCCGCAATGTCTTCCTGCTGGGCTTCATCCCTGCAAAGGCTGACTCAGTAGTGGTGCTGCTGTGCAG GCAGCCCTGTGCCAGCCAGAGCAGCCTAAAGGACATCAACTGGGACAGCTCCCAGTGGCAGCCCCTGATCCAGGACCGATGCTTCCTGTCATGGCTGGTCAAGATTCCCTCAGAGCAGGAGCAGTTGCGGGCACGGCAGATCACTGCACAGCAGATCAACAAGCTGGAGGAGCTATGGAAG GAAAACCCTTCAGCCACCCTGGAGGACCTGGAGAAGCCCGGCGTGGATGAGGAGCCCCAGCACGTGCTCCTGCGGTATGAGGATGCTTATCAGTACCAGAACATCTTCGGGCCCCTGGTGAAGCTAGAAGCTGACTACGACAAGAAGCTGAAGGAGTCACAG ACTCAAGATAACATCACGGTCAGGTGGGACCTGGGCCTTAACAAGAAGAGAATCGCCTTCTTCACTTTGCCCAAGACTGACTCTGGTAATGAGGATTTAGTCATAATTTGGTTAAGAG ATATGCGGCTCATGCAGGGCGACGAGATCTGTCTGCGGTACAAAGGGGATCTAGCACCCCTATGGAAGGGGATTGGCCATGTCATCAAGGTCCCTGATA ATTACGGTGATGAGATTGCTATTGAGCTCCGCAGCAGTGTGGGTGCGCCTGTGGAGGTGACCCACAACTTCCAGGTGGATTTTGTGTGGAAGTCAACCTCTTTTGATAG GATGCAGAGTGCACTGAAAACCTTTGCTGTGGATGAGACTTCCGTGTCAGGATACATCTACCACAAGCTGCTGGGCCACGAGGTGGAGGATGTAGTCATCAAGTGCCAGCTGCCAAAGCGCTTCACAGCTCAGGGACTCCCTGACCTCAACCACTCTCAG GTGTATGCTGTGAAGACCGTGCTGCAGAGGCCACTCAGCCTCATCCAGGGCCCGCCAGGCACAGGGAAGACGGTGACCTCTGCCACTATTGTCTACCACCTTGCTCGGCAGGGCAATGG GCCTGTGCTGGTCTGTGCCCCAAGTAACATTGCCGTGGACCAGCTCACAGAGAAGATCCACCAGACAGGACTGAAGGTTGTACGCCTCTGTGCCAAGAGCCGGGAGGCCATTGACTCGCCAGTGTCCTTCTTGGCTCTGCACAACCAGATTAGGAACATGGACAG CATGCCTGAGCTGCAGAAGCTGCAGCAGCTGAAGGACGAGACAGGCGAACTGTCGTCTGCAGATGAGAAGCGGTACCGGGCGCTCAAGCGCACAGCTGAAAGAGAGCTGCTCATG AACGCAGATGTCATCTGCTgcacctgtgtgggtgctggtgacCCAAGGCTGGCCAAGATGCAGTTCCGTTCTATCCTTATTGATGAGAGCACCCAGGCCACTGAGCCTGAGTGCATGGTGCCTGTGGTCCTTGGGGCCAAGCAG CTGATCCTCGTGGGTGACCACTGTCAGCTGGGCCCTGTGGTGATGTGCAAAAAGGCAGCCAAGGCCGGACTGTCACAGTCGCTCTTTGAGCGCCTGGTGGTGCTTGGCATCCGGCCCATCCGCCTGCAGGTGCAGTACCGCATGCACCCCGCACTCAGCGCCTTCCCGTCCAACATCTTCTACGAGGGCTCATTGCAGAACGGTGTCACTGCAG CGGATCGTGTCAAGAAGGGCTTTGACTTCCAGTGGCCACAGCCGGACAAGCCCATGTTCTTCTACGTGACACAGGGCCAGGAGGAGATTGCCAGCTCCGGCACGTCCTACCTCAACAG GACCGAGGCAGCTAATGTGGAGAAGATAACTACAAAGCTGCTGAAGGCAGGTGCCAAGCCTGACCAGATTGGCATCATCACACCCTATGAGGGCCAGCGCTCCTACCTGGTGCAATACATGCAGTTCAGTGGCTCCCTGCACACGAAGCTCTACCAG GAAGTGGAGATTGCCAGTGTGGACGCCTTCCAGGGCCGGGAGAAGGACTTCATCATCCTGTCCTGTGTGCGTGCCAACGAGCACCAGGGCATTGGGTTCCTGAACGACCCCCGGCGTCTCAATGTGGCCCTCACCAGAGCCAG ATATGGTGTGATCATTGTGGGTAACCCAAAGGCACTGTCGAAGCAGCCACTGTGGAACCACCTGCTGAGCTACTACAAGGAGCAGAAGGCGCTGGTGGAAGGGCCACTCAACAACCTGCGTGAGAGCCTCATGCAGTTCAGCAAGCCTCGCAAGCTCGTCAACACCGTCAACCCG GGGGCCCGCTTCATGACTACAGCCATGTATGATGCCCGCGAGGCCATCATCCCTGGATCTGTCTATGACCGCAGTAGCCAGG GCCGGCCCTCAAACATGTACTTCCAGACCCACGACCAGATTGGCATGATCAGTGCGGGTCCCAGCCATGTGGCCGCCATGAACATCCCCATTCCCTTCAACCTGGTCATGCCTCCCATGCCACCACCTGGGTACTTTGGACAGGCCAACGGGCCCGCTGCTG GCCGGGGCACCCCAAAAAGCAAGACTGGCCGTGGAGGCCGCCAGAAGAATCGCTTTGGGCTTCCAGGGCCCAGCCAGACCACCCTTCCCAAcagccaggccagccaggatgtGGCCTCACAGCCCTTCTCGCAGGGCGCCCTCACCCAGGGCTACGTGTCCATGAGCCAGCCCTCCCAGATGAGCCAGCCCGGCCTTTCCCAGCCAGAGCTGTCCCAG GACAGCTACCTCGGTGATGAGTTTAAGTCACAGATTGACGTGGCACTCTCGCAAGACTCCACTTACCAGGGAGAGCGGGCATATCAGCACGGCGGGGTCACCGGGCTGTCCCAGTACTAG
- the Upf1 gene encoding regulator of nonsense transcripts 1 isoform X3, with the protein MSVEAYGPSSQTLTFLDTEEAELLGADTQGSEFEFTDFTLPSQTQTPPGGPGGAGGPSGAGAGGAAGQLDAQVGPEGILQNGAVDDSVAKTSQLLAELNFEEDEEDTYYTKDLPVHACSYCGIHDPACVVYCNTSKKWFCNGRGNTSGSHIVNHLVRAKCKEVTLHKDGPLGETVLECYNCGCRNVFLLGFIPAKADSVVVLLCRQPCASQSSLKDINWDSSQWQPLIQDRCFLSWLVKIPSEQEQLRARQITAQQINKLEELWKENPSATLEDLEKPGVDEEPQHVLLRYEDAYQYQNIFGPLVKLEADYDKKLKESQTQDNITVRWDLGLNKKRIAFFTLPKTDSDMRLMQGDEICLRYKGDLAPLWKGIGHVIKVPDNLTQRPDYGDEIAIELRSSVGAPVEVTHNFQVDFVWKSTSFDRMQSALKTFAVDETSVSGYIYHKLLGHEVEDVVIKCQLPKRFTAQGLPDLNHSQVYAVKTVLQRPLSLIQGPPGTGKTVTSATIVYHLARQGNGPVLVCAPSNIAVDQLTEKIHQTGLKVVRLCAKSREAIDSPVSFLALHNQIRNMDSMPELQKLQQLKDETGELSSADEKRYRALKRTAERELLMNADVICCTCVGAGDPRLAKMQFRSILIDESTQATEPECMVPVVLGAKQLILVGDHCQLGPVVMCKKAAKAGLSQSLFERLVVLGIRPIRLQVQYRMHPALSAFPSNIFYEGSLQNGVTAADRVKKGFDFQWPQPDKPMFFYVTQGQEEIASSGTSYLNRTEAANVEKITTKLLKAGAKPDQIGIITPYEGQRSYLVQYMQFSGSLHTKLYQEVEIASVDAFQGREKDFIILSCVRANEHQGIGFLNDPRRLNVALTRARYGVIIVGNPKALSKQPLWNHLLSYYKEQKALVEGPLNNLRESLMQFSKPRKLVNTVNPGARFMTTAMYDAREAIIPGSVYDRSSQGRPSNMYFQTHDQIGMISAGPSHVAAMNIPIPFNLVMPPMPPPGYFGQANGPAAGRGTPKSKTGRGGRQKNRFGLPGPSQTTLPNSQASQDVASQPFSQGALTQGYVSMSQPSQMSQPGLSQPELSQDSYLGDEFKSQIDVALSQDSTYQGERAYQHGGVTGLSQY; encoded by the exons GTTGGACCAGAGGGCATCTTGCAGAACGGGGCTGTGGATGACAGTGTAGCCAAGACCAGTCAGCTGCTGGCTGAGCTCAACTTTGAAGAAGACGAAGAAGACACGTACTACACCAAGGACCTCCCAGTCCACGCCTGCAG TTACTGCGGAATCCATGATCCTGCCTGCGTGGTTTACTGCAATACCAGCAAGAAGTGGTTCTGCAATGGCCGAGGAAATACTTCTGGCAG CCACATTGTAAATCACCTGGTAAGGGCAAAATGCAAGGAAGTGACGCTGCACAAGGATGGACCCCTGGGCGAGACAGTGCTGGAATGCTACAACTGCGGCTGCCGCAATGTCTTCCTGCTGGGCTTCATCCCTGCAAAGGCTGACTCAGTAGTGGTGCTGCTGTGCAG GCAGCCCTGTGCCAGCCAGAGCAGCCTAAAGGACATCAACTGGGACAGCTCCCAGTGGCAGCCCCTGATCCAGGACCGATGCTTCCTGTCATGGCTGGTCAAGATTCCCTCAGAGCAGGAGCAGTTGCGGGCACGGCAGATCACTGCACAGCAGATCAACAAGCTGGAGGAGCTATGGAAG GAAAACCCTTCAGCCACCCTGGAGGACCTGGAGAAGCCCGGCGTGGATGAGGAGCCCCAGCACGTGCTCCTGCGGTATGAGGATGCTTATCAGTACCAGAACATCTTCGGGCCCCTGGTGAAGCTAGAAGCTGACTACGACAAGAAGCTGAAGGAGTCACAG ACTCAAGATAACATCACGGTCAGGTGGGACCTGGGCCTTAACAAGAAGAGAATCGCCTTCTTCACTTTGCCCAAGACTGACTCTG ATATGCGGCTCATGCAGGGCGACGAGATCTGTCTGCGGTACAAAGGGGATCTAGCACCCCTATGGAAGGGGATTGGCCATGTCATCAAGGTCCCTGATA ACTTAACTCAGCGTCCAGATTACGGTGATGAGATTGCTATTGAGCTCCGCAGCAGTGTGGGTGCGCCTGTGGAGGTGACCCACAACTTCCAGGTGGATTTTGTGTGGAAGTCAACCTCTTTTGATAG GATGCAGAGTGCACTGAAAACCTTTGCTGTGGATGAGACTTCCGTGTCAGGATACATCTACCACAAGCTGCTGGGCCACGAGGTGGAGGATGTAGTCATCAAGTGCCAGCTGCCAAAGCGCTTCACAGCTCAGGGACTCCCTGACCTCAACCACTCTCAG GTGTATGCTGTGAAGACCGTGCTGCAGAGGCCACTCAGCCTCATCCAGGGCCCGCCAGGCACAGGGAAGACGGTGACCTCTGCCACTATTGTCTACCACCTTGCTCGGCAGGGCAATGG GCCTGTGCTGGTCTGTGCCCCAAGTAACATTGCCGTGGACCAGCTCACAGAGAAGATCCACCAGACAGGACTGAAGGTTGTACGCCTCTGTGCCAAGAGCCGGGAGGCCATTGACTCGCCAGTGTCCTTCTTGGCTCTGCACAACCAGATTAGGAACATGGACAG CATGCCTGAGCTGCAGAAGCTGCAGCAGCTGAAGGACGAGACAGGCGAACTGTCGTCTGCAGATGAGAAGCGGTACCGGGCGCTCAAGCGCACAGCTGAAAGAGAGCTGCTCATG AACGCAGATGTCATCTGCTgcacctgtgtgggtgctggtgacCCAAGGCTGGCCAAGATGCAGTTCCGTTCTATCCTTATTGATGAGAGCACCCAGGCCACTGAGCCTGAGTGCATGGTGCCTGTGGTCCTTGGGGCCAAGCAG CTGATCCTCGTGGGTGACCACTGTCAGCTGGGCCCTGTGGTGATGTGCAAAAAGGCAGCCAAGGCCGGACTGTCACAGTCGCTCTTTGAGCGCCTGGTGGTGCTTGGCATCCGGCCCATCCGCCTGCAGGTGCAGTACCGCATGCACCCCGCACTCAGCGCCTTCCCGTCCAACATCTTCTACGAGGGCTCATTGCAGAACGGTGTCACTGCAG CGGATCGTGTCAAGAAGGGCTTTGACTTCCAGTGGCCACAGCCGGACAAGCCCATGTTCTTCTACGTGACACAGGGCCAGGAGGAGATTGCCAGCTCCGGCACGTCCTACCTCAACAG GACCGAGGCAGCTAATGTGGAGAAGATAACTACAAAGCTGCTGAAGGCAGGTGCCAAGCCTGACCAGATTGGCATCATCACACCCTATGAGGGCCAGCGCTCCTACCTGGTGCAATACATGCAGTTCAGTGGCTCCCTGCACACGAAGCTCTACCAG GAAGTGGAGATTGCCAGTGTGGACGCCTTCCAGGGCCGGGAGAAGGACTTCATCATCCTGTCCTGTGTGCGTGCCAACGAGCACCAGGGCATTGGGTTCCTGAACGACCCCCGGCGTCTCAATGTGGCCCTCACCAGAGCCAG ATATGGTGTGATCATTGTGGGTAACCCAAAGGCACTGTCGAAGCAGCCACTGTGGAACCACCTGCTGAGCTACTACAAGGAGCAGAAGGCGCTGGTGGAAGGGCCACTCAACAACCTGCGTGAGAGCCTCATGCAGTTCAGCAAGCCTCGCAAGCTCGTCAACACCGTCAACCCG GGGGCCCGCTTCATGACTACAGCCATGTATGATGCCCGCGAGGCCATCATCCCTGGATCTGTCTATGACCGCAGTAGCCAGG GCCGGCCCTCAAACATGTACTTCCAGACCCACGACCAGATTGGCATGATCAGTGCGGGTCCCAGCCATGTGGCCGCCATGAACATCCCCATTCCCTTCAACCTGGTCATGCCTCCCATGCCACCACCTGGGTACTTTGGACAGGCCAACGGGCCCGCTGCTG GCCGGGGCACCCCAAAAAGCAAGACTGGCCGTGGAGGCCGCCAGAAGAATCGCTTTGGGCTTCCAGGGCCCAGCCAGACCACCCTTCCCAAcagccaggccagccaggatgtGGCCTCACAGCCCTTCTCGCAGGGCGCCCTCACCCAGGGCTACGTGTCCATGAGCCAGCCCTCCCAGATGAGCCAGCCCGGCCTTTCCCAGCCAGAGCTGTCCCAG GACAGCTACCTCGGTGATGAGTTTAAGTCACAGATTGACGTGGCACTCTCGCAAGACTCCACTTACCAGGGAGAGCGGGCATATCAGCACGGCGGGGTCACCGGGCTGTCCCAGTACTAG